Proteins encoded within one genomic window of Fragaria vesca subsp. vesca linkage group LG1, FraVesHawaii_1.0, whole genome shotgun sequence:
- the LOC101291469 gene encoding COBRA-like protein 3-like codes for MGGGGGGGGGDVVCNIFTFTLSLMMIIFLSSISLSYAYDPLDPYGTVTITWDFLTQSDTDTYDIKVSIFNLQQYRHVELPGWRLKWTWNKSEVIWDMRGAEAVEQGDCSAFKGSGAGDLPHCCLKRPVITDLLPGTPYNMQYKNCCKGGVLSSMNQDPSKYLSSFGMSIGNFHANPAGSNKSFDKLNLTMPTDFSLGIPGYTCGDAFRVPPTRYSDEKGQGRRWKQTLETWNITCTYSQFQASRAPKCCVSLSAFYNTTIVGCPRCSCGCQRLGGAKCIESGDKPPPSVLKLPTEQQAAISPPLVTCSQHMCPIRVHWHVKQSYKEYWRVKITITNLNFLKNYSDWNLVVQHPNLKSVRQLFSFNYHPLTTYGNINDTGMFWGIKFYNDMILTSGNQGNAQSEMLLHKDEGIFTFREGWAFPRRISFNGDDCVMPPPDDYPTLPNIAATLKPYMLLVSFMFLAVASLALF; via the exons ATGGGCGGCGGCGGCGGCGGCGGTGGCGGTGACGTGGTGTGCAACATTTTTACATTTACCTTGTCTCTGATGATGATAATTTTCTTGTCTTCCATTTCTTTATCTT ATGCATACGACCCATTAGATCCTTATGGCACTGTAACTATCACTTGGGATTTCCTCACGCAGAGCGACACAGATACGTATGAC ATAAAAGTATCGATATTCAACCTGCAACAATACAGGCATGTCGAACTCCCAGGATGGAGACTCAAATGGACGTGGAACAAATCAGAAGTGATTTGGGACATGCGTGGTGCTGAGGCAGTTGAACAAGGAGACTGCTCAGCGTTTAAGGGTTCCGGCGCTGGAGATCTTCCTCATTGCTGCCTGAAGCGGCCCGTCATCACTGATCTGCTTCCTGGAACTCCTTACAACATGCAGTACAAGAACTGCTGCAAGGGAGGTGTTTTGTCATCCATGAACCAAGACCCTTCCAAGTATCTCTCCTCCTTTGGGATGAGCATCGGCAACTTCCATGCTAACCCCGCAGGATCAAACAAATCTTTTGATAAGCTTAACCTTACAATGCCTACCGATTTTAGTCTTGGGATTCCTGGTTACACCTGTGGAGACGCATTTCGTGTCCCCCCAACAAGGTATTCTGATGAGAAAGGACAAGGACGCCGTTGGAAACAAACCCTTGAGACATGGAACATCACATGCACCTACTCTCAGTTCCAGGCTTCTCGCGCTCCCAAGTGCTGCGTGTCCTTGTCTGCCTTCTACAACACCACCATTGTTGGTTGCCCTCGTTGCAGTTGCGGATGCCAAAGACTAGGAGGAGCCAAATGTATCGA GTCTGGTGACAAGCCTCCTCCTAGTGTGTTGAAACTTCCAACAGAGCAACAAGCAGCCATATCGCCTCCTCTGGTAACATGTTCACAGCACATGTGCCCCATCAGAGTTCACTGGCATGTCAAGCAGAGTTATAAGGAGTATTGGAGGGTGAAGATCACAATCACCAATCTCAATTTTCTCAAAAACTATTCTGATTGGAACTTAGTTGTTCAGCACCCAAACTTAAAAAGCGTCAGGCAGCTTTTCAGCTTCAATTACCATCCCCTAACTACTTACGGAAACATCA ATGACACGGGCATGTTTTGGGGCATCAAATTCTATAACGATATGATTCTAACGTCGGGAAACCAAGGGAACGCACAATCAGAAATGTTGCTGCACAAGGATGAAGGAATTTTTACATTCAGAGAAGGATGGGCTTTCCCAAGAAGAATTTCCTTCAATGGGGATGACTGTGTCATGCCCCCTCCAGATGACTACCCCACACTTCCCAATATTGCAGCAACCCTCAAGCCTTACATGCTATTAGTCTCCTTCATGTTCCTAGCAGTAGCATCACTGGCTCTTTTCTGA
- the LOC101299701 gene encoding methylthioribose-1-phosphate isomerase-like isoform 2 encodes MAPDSNFSDGIDSGNSLQAIRYNRGSLQLLDQTKLPLHSTYLNIRDSTDGWHAIKDMVVRGAPAIAIAAALSLAVEVFNLGDFNGTPDEASSFIIMKLEYLVSSRPTAVNLSDAATKLKQIVAKVAASASEYKSVFEAYIEASEVMLKEDVDTNKAIGSHGATFIQRHLENSKRICMLTHCNTGSLATAGYGTALGVIRSLHTEGVLERAYCTETRPFNQGSRLTAYELVHDNIPATLIADSAAAALMKDGKVNAIVVGADRVASNGDTANKIGEIVIEERSPKELLNTHGGLGEQVAASGISVWNPAFDVTPASLIYGIITEKGVITKKGTDAFDIKGFVQNA; translated from the exons ATGGCACCGGATTCTAACTTCTCCGACGGAATCGACTCCGGCAACTCACTCCAGGCCATCCGCTACAACCGCGGCTCGCTTCAACTACTCGATCAG ACAAAGCTCCCCCTGCACAGTACGTACTTGAATATCCGGGACTCCACTGATGGATG GCATGCGATTAAAGATATGGTGGTGCGGGGAGCGCCGGCGATTGCTATAGCGGCGGCGCTGTCGTTGGCGGTGGAGGTGTTCAATTTGGGGGATTTTAACGGAACACCGGACGAAGCTTCTTCTTTCATTATAATGAAGCTGGAGTATTTAGTGTCCAG CCGGCCTACGGCGGTGAACCTTTCGGATGCTGCAACTAAATTGAAGCAGATTGTGGCCAAGGTCGCCGCGAGTGCTTCAGAGTACAAGAGTGTGTTTGAG GCATACATTGAAGCTTCTGAAGTCATGCTCAAGGAAGATGTTGATACAAACAAAGCTATTGGATCTCATGGAGCGACTTTTATCCAGCGTCACCTTGAGAACAGTAAGAGGATTTGTATGTTGACACATTGCAACACTGGCAG CCTTGCAACGGCTGGTTATGGTACTGCTCTTGGTGTTATACGTTCACTTCATACAGAAGGAGTTTTAGAAAGGGCTTATTGTACAGAGACACGCCCATTCAACCAA GGATCAAGACTCACAGCGTATGAGTTGGTGCATGACAACATACCTGCCACTCTTATAGCAGATTCGGCTGCAGCTGCATTAATGAAGGATGGAAAGGTGAATGCCATTGTTGTTGGAGCAGATCGTGTGGCGTCGAATG GTGACACTGCTAACAAGATAG GAGAGATAGTAATAGAGGAAAGATCCCCGAAGGAATTGTTGAACACACATGGAGGACTCGGGGAACAAGTTGCTGCATCCGGAATCTCTGTCTGGAACCCAGCCTTTGACGTCACTCCTGCTAGCTTAATATATGGCATCATAACAGAAAAG GGTGTCATCACAAAAAAGGGCACTGATGCTTTTGACATAAAGGGTTTTGTTCAAAATGCCTGA
- the LOC101299701 gene encoding methylthioribose-1-phosphate isomerase-like isoform 1, with translation MAPDSNFSDGIDSGNSLQAIRYNRGSLQLLDQTKLPLHSTYLNIRDSTDGWHAIKDMVVRGAPAIAIAAALSLAVEVFNLGDFNGTPDEASSFIIMKLEYLVSSRPTAVNLSDAATKLKQIVAKVAASASEYKSVFEAYIEASEVMLKEDVDTNKAIGSHGATFIQRHLENSKRICMLTHCNTGSLATAGYGTALGVIRSLHTEGVLERAYCTETRPFNQGSRLTAYELVHDNIPATLIADSAAAALMKDGKVNAIVVGADRVASNGDTANKIGTYSLAVSAKYHNIPFFVAAPLTSVDLSLSSGGEIVIEERSPKELLNTHGGLGEQVAASGISVWNPAFDVTPASLIYGIITEKGVITKKGTDAFDIKGFVQNA, from the exons ATGGCACCGGATTCTAACTTCTCCGACGGAATCGACTCCGGCAACTCACTCCAGGCCATCCGCTACAACCGCGGCTCGCTTCAACTACTCGATCAG ACAAAGCTCCCCCTGCACAGTACGTACTTGAATATCCGGGACTCCACTGATGGATG GCATGCGATTAAAGATATGGTGGTGCGGGGAGCGCCGGCGATTGCTATAGCGGCGGCGCTGTCGTTGGCGGTGGAGGTGTTCAATTTGGGGGATTTTAACGGAACACCGGACGAAGCTTCTTCTTTCATTATAATGAAGCTGGAGTATTTAGTGTCCAG CCGGCCTACGGCGGTGAACCTTTCGGATGCTGCAACTAAATTGAAGCAGATTGTGGCCAAGGTCGCCGCGAGTGCTTCAGAGTACAAGAGTGTGTTTGAG GCATACATTGAAGCTTCTGAAGTCATGCTCAAGGAAGATGTTGATACAAACAAAGCTATTGGATCTCATGGAGCGACTTTTATCCAGCGTCACCTTGAGAACAGTAAGAGGATTTGTATGTTGACACATTGCAACACTGGCAG CCTTGCAACGGCTGGTTATGGTACTGCTCTTGGTGTTATACGTTCACTTCATACAGAAGGAGTTTTAGAAAGGGCTTATTGTACAGAGACACGCCCATTCAACCAA GGATCAAGACTCACAGCGTATGAGTTGGTGCATGACAACATACCTGCCACTCTTATAGCAGATTCGGCTGCAGCTGCATTAATGAAGGATGGAAAGGTGAATGCCATTGTTGTTGGAGCAGATCGTGTGGCGTCGAATG GTGACACTGCTAACAAGATAGGTACCTACAGTCTTGCCGTCAGTGCAAAGTACCATAACATACCATTCTTTGTGGCTGCACCGCTGACTTCTGTTGACTTGTCTCTTTCTTCTGGAGGAGAGATAGTAATAGAGGAAAGATCCCCGAAGGAATTGTTGAACACACATGGAGGACTCGGGGAACAAGTTGCTGCATCCGGAATCTCTGTCTGGAACCCAGCCTTTGACGTCACTCCTGCTAGCTTAATATATGGCATCATAACAGAAAAG GGTGTCATCACAAAAAAGGGCACTGATGCTTTTGACATAAAGGGTTTTGTTCAAAATGCCTGA